From Clostridia bacterium, one genomic window encodes:
- the asnS gene encoding asparagine--tRNA ligase — protein sequence METVRIADIGKHDGQSVRIQGWLYNKRSSGKIHFLIVRDGSGFVQAVAVRGELPDDQFHMCSELTQESSVIVSGLVRGDSRAAGGYELTLTGIELVQMAMEYPITLKEHGVDFLLDNRHLWLRSPKQHAALMVRHEVIASAQEWLNSHGFIRVDSPILTPAACEGTTTLFETDYFGEKAYLSQSGQLYNEAACMAFGKVYCFGPTFRAEKSKTRRHLIEFWMLEPEMAYATQEDNMVVQEQMVSFIVQSCLSRRRNELLTLERDLTKLEKIVPPFPRVTYDEAVEMLHAAGKEFEWGDDFGAPDETVISEDFDRPVFVTNYPTVVKAFYMQPDPDRPEVVKCADLLASEGYGEIIGGSERIHDLDLMEQRMRDHGLPDSAYKWYVDLRRFGSVPHSGFGIGIERTVAWITGLEHVREMIPFPRLLNRIYP from the coding sequence TTGGAGACGGTTCGAATCGCCGACATCGGCAAACACGACGGACAATCAGTCAGAATCCAGGGCTGGCTGTACAACAAGCGTTCGAGTGGGAAGATCCATTTCCTCATAGTGCGCGACGGGAGCGGATTCGTTCAGGCTGTGGCTGTGCGCGGTGAATTGCCTGACGATCAGTTCCATATGTGCAGTGAGCTCACCCAGGAATCGTCGGTAATCGTGTCGGGGCTTGTGCGGGGGGATTCCCGTGCCGCCGGAGGTTACGAGCTGACCCTTACCGGTATTGAGCTCGTGCAGATGGCAATGGAATACCCGATTACCCTGAAGGAGCACGGGGTGGACTTCCTCCTCGACAACAGGCATCTGTGGCTTCGCAGCCCCAAGCAGCATGCTGCCCTCATGGTGAGGCATGAGGTGATCGCGTCGGCACAGGAATGGCTGAACAGCCACGGGTTTATCAGGGTGGACTCTCCGATCCTGACGCCCGCAGCGTGCGAGGGCACCACAACGCTCTTTGAGACGGACTACTTCGGCGAGAAAGCATATCTGAGCCAGAGTGGGCAGCTGTATAACGAGGCAGCTTGTATGGCCTTTGGCAAGGTGTATTGCTTCGGTCCAACATTTCGAGCGGAGAAATCCAAGACCAGGCGGCACCTCATCGAGTTCTGGATGCTTGAGCCTGAAATGGCGTATGCGACTCAGGAAGACAACATGGTGGTTCAGGAGCAAATGGTGTCCTTCATTGTCCAGAGTTGCCTCTCCCGACGACGAAACGAGCTGCTTACGCTCGAACGTGACCTCACGAAACTCGAGAAGATCGTTCCCCCTTTCCCGCGAGTCACCTATGATGAAGCCGTGGAAATGCTCCACGCGGCGGGCAAGGAGTTTGAGTGGGGCGATGACTTCGGAGCGCCAGATGAGACCGTTATTTCCGAGGATTTCGACCGACCGGTGTTTGTCACGAACTATCCCACCGTGGTGAAAGCCTTCTACATGCAGCCAGATCCGGACCGTCCAGAGGTGGTGAAGTGCGCCGACCTTCTCGCTTCGGAAGGGTACGGCGAGATCATCGGAGGGAGCGAGCGCATTCACGATCTGGACCTCATGGAGCAGAGGATGCGTGATCATGGCCTTCCGGATTCTGCCTACAAATGGTATGTTGACCTCCGGAGGTTCGGATCTGTTCCGCACTCCGGGTTCGGCATCGGCATCGAGCGGACGGTGGCGTGGATCACGGGCCTGGAGCATGTTCGCGAGATGATCCCGTTCCCGCGGCTTCTGAACCGTATCTATCCGTGA
- a CDS encoding DUF4384 domain-containing protein, which produces MFRGTVRVSAWILLTAAVIVVCGGAALAEPDAKSIIINPNQPYQTEIWTDRARYELGDKVTVYFRSNKDAYVYIFDIDTTGTVSLIFPNIYSDSNYRRANQTYLLPDNSRYNLTVGGPAGTEQLVLIATPSRISDVDWLRRSLEQGSFGPQLNVNISAEKFMLEVKSVTVTPNFGQNYSSAVTTFTVGRGSVLPPPPPPPPAPVTRGVLSVTSQPSGAQVFLDGVEQGKTPITISGISYGAHEINVVKKNYYMFSRQVSVNSPNAYQIHASLAKLPNNDGRDNEIPLTSRTINVKWPNTGPFTEVFSYSGSSGNLMITGDPVLGMISRVTATLTVNAVGPIQFADLAPKGADAPWPGRVFEKVQYPFKARITVEDYSIVTGPVFGVEYIDYLRLRVDTWYIGD; this is translated from the coding sequence TTGTTTCGAGGAACGGTGCGCGTCTCAGCGTGGATTCTCCTGACTGCAGCTGTGATTGTCGTCTGCGGCGGGGCTGCTCTCGCCGAGCCTGATGCGAAGAGCATCATCATCAACCCCAATCAGCCCTACCAGACCGAAATCTGGACCGACAGGGCGAGATATGAGCTTGGGGACAAGGTCACGGTCTATTTCAGGTCGAACAAAGACGCGTACGTCTACATCTTTGATATCGACACCACGGGAACCGTGAGCCTGATTTTCCCCAACATCTACTCCGATTCGAACTATCGTAGGGCAAACCAGACCTACTTGTTGCCCGACAACAGCCGTTACAATCTCACGGTGGGTGGACCCGCCGGAACAGAGCAACTCGTGCTTATTGCGACGCCATCTAGGATCAGCGATGTGGATTGGCTCAGGCGATCACTCGAGCAGGGTTCTTTCGGCCCTCAGCTTAACGTGAACATCTCTGCCGAGAAGTTCATGCTCGAGGTGAAGTCGGTCACTGTGACGCCGAACTTCGGCCAGAACTACTCCTCCGCAGTCACCACATTCACAGTCGGGAGAGGTTCTGTGCTGCCTCCGCCTCCTCCGCCTCCACCGGCGCCAGTGACGAGAGGCGTGCTCAGCGTGACGTCGCAACCATCGGGAGCACAGGTGTTCCTCGATGGGGTGGAGCAGGGAAAGACGCCGATCACGATATCTGGGATCAGCTACGGTGCGCATGAGATCAACGTGGTGAAGAAGAACTACTACATGTTCTCGCGACAGGTGAGTGTGAATTCTCCAAATGCCTATCAGATTCACGCCTCGCTCGCTAAGCTCCCGAACAATGATGGAAGGGATAATGAGATACCGCTCACTAGCAGGACCATCAATGTGAAATGGCCGAATACCGGGCCATTCACTGAGGTGTTCAGCTACAGCGGGTCCTCAGGGAACCTGATGATTACCGGTGATCCGGTTCTTGGGATGATATCGAGGGTTACTGCTACCCTAACGGTCAATGCGGTGGGTCCAATACAGTTCGCCGACCTTGCTCCAAAGGGCGCGGATGCGCCGTGGCCAGGAAGGGTGTTTGAGAAGGTTCAATACCCGTTCAAGGCGCGGATCACGGTGGAGGACTACAGCATAGTCACTGGTCCGGTTTTCGGAGTGGAGTACATCGACTATCTCAGGCTCCGAGTTGATACGTGGTACATCGGTGACTGA